In a single window of the Zea mays cultivar B73 chromosome 5, Zm-B73-REFERENCE-NAM-5.0, whole genome shotgun sequence genome:
- the LOC107648857 gene encoding Aquaporin PIP2-2, translated as MDTCHQSIETADGKKDYSDPVPAPFVNAGELGKWSLYRAVIAEFVATLLFVYVTLATVIGHKREAESQPCGSVGVLGIAWSFGGMIFVLVYCIAGISGGHINPAVTFGLLLARKLSLVRAALYVVAQCLGAMCGAGLVKAFHGAHWYLRYGGGANELAAGYSKGAGLGAEIVGTFVLVYTVFSATDPKRKVRDSHVPVLAPLPIGFAVFMVHLATIPVTGTGINPARSLGPAVVYNQRKAWEDHWIFWVGPLIGAAAAMLYHQLVLRAGAAKAFASFRNNQHF; from the coding sequence ACAGTGACCCTGTCCCAGCACCATTCGTGAACGCCGGCGAGCTGGGCAAGTGGTCCCTGTACCGCGCCGTCATCGCCGAGTTCGTGGCCACGCTGCTCTTCGTGTACGTCACGCTGGCCACCGTCATCGGGCACAAGCGCGAGGCCGAGTCCCAGCCGTGCGGCAGCGTCGGCGTGCTGGGCATCGCCTGGTCCTTCGGCGGCATGATCTTCGTGCTCGTCTACTGCATCGCCGGCATCTCCGGCGGCCACATTAACCCGGCGGTCACCTTCGGCCTGCTGCTGGCGCGCAAGCTGTCGCTGGTGCGCGCCGCGCTCTACGTGGTCGCGCAGTGCCTGGGCGCCATGTGCGGCGCCGGCCTCGTCAAGGCCTTCCACGGCGCCCACTGGTACCTTCGCTACGGCGGCGGAGCCAACGAGCTCGCCGCCGGCTACTCCAAGGGAGCCGGTCTGGGCGCCGAGATCGTGGGCACCTTCGTCCTCGTCTACACCGTGTTCTCGGCCACCGACCCCAAGCGCAAGGTCAGGGATTCGCACGTCCCGGTCCTGGCGCCGCTGCCCATCGGATTCGCGGTGTTCATGGTGCACCTGGCCACCATCCCCGTCACCGGCACGGGCATCAACCCGGCAAGGAGCCTGGGGCCGGCCGTTGTGTACAACCAGCGAAAGGCGTGGGAGGATCACTGGATATTCTGGGTCGGCCCACTcatcggcgccgccgccgccatgcTCTACCACCAGTTGGTCCTCCGCGCCGGCGCAGCCAAGGCCTTCGCGTCCTTTCGCAACAACCAGCACTTCTGA